CTGAGAGGCTGGCTCTGCTTCCATCTGTACTTCATGCTCCTCACTCCGTGTGAACTCCTGCCACTGGGACTGCCTCTGAGAACCGGTCACAGCACCTGCCAGCTTCCCTCATGGTGAGTGCAATtcagcagctcatgcctataatcccagaactttgggaggccgaggcgggcagatcacgcgggtggatcacttgaggtcaggagttccagaccaggttGGCCCACGTGGccaaacctcctctctactaaaattacaaaaattagcctggcatggtggtacatgatTGTAGCCTCAgctctcaggaggttgaggcaggagaatagcttgaacctgggaggcagaatctgcactgagctgagatagcgccactgcactctagcctggatgacagaataagactgtctgaaaaaacaaaaaaaaaaaattcttttccatGTATAAGGATAAAATGATGAACCTTTCTTGCGGGAGGTAGttgcttccctcctccctccttagAGAGCCTCCAGAATCAGCCAGGTGAGAGATTTTGATTTTATAATGCAAGGTCTAGGGCCTTCTGCCGCCTAGAACTGGGAACACACGCACCCAAACAACTCAGGTGCCCTCGGGAGGCACGCAGGGACTGTCACAAGATCATCCAGTCACCCTTCAAGGAGATCTGGGGGAAGTTCTCATTTTTCCTCCACTTCACTGTGTAATGTAAGAGTCCCTCCACATAGTCCCCTCCCACATGCGTGGAGTCTCAGCACACATAACTGGGGCTTTCTCTCTCCTAGACTGGACATGGAAAGGCCTACCACTGGCGGGATGGCTTTATTTCCATAACACACATGTTCATTTCATTTCTGTATGGCAGTCATGATTttaccctttttaaaattttcttcctaCAAAACATTCACTGAGAGAGACCCTAAAGGAGAACTCTTACCAgccgccaccccaccccaccccaccgcAGCACAGACTACACTGGGATGCCGAGGACTGACATTCATACCTGCGTTCTCCTCTCCTTGTGAAGTCCAGAGAACTGAGTGCTACTCTTTTCCTAGTAAGTAAACTTCTGCATGGCTGTGCATGAATGACAATGTATGCATGAATGTGCATGGAAACTCacaggtgtgtatgtgtgcacatatgtaaATAACACACTGTGGCCGCACAGTCCCAACCCTCACCCAGACCTGAGCCCAGGCTGTGTCCTCATCTGGCATTTGGGGATAACACAGATGGGGAGAGGGCCAGGCGGGATCACTGATGGAAGTTCCACACAAGGGGTCCGACAATGATGGCTCAATACATATGAGCTATCATTAAAAGCTCACATCTGCAGAGCTGATCCTACTCCGTGAAAATTGGTCAGAAATCACTCTCCTTCATGTACATGGTAACTGAAAAACTACTAAGCACCAGCAGAGCAGTACTATTTCCTTATACTAGCACTGCTTCCTTATTTTCTAAGTTGAGCCTAATGCCTGGGTGGTGATTAATTAGATGATATTCTACTATTACATACATACCAAGGAGTACTGAAATGTGAGTAAGCTGCAATGGAACCCAGAAACCCCGATGTGAAAGTCATTCCTAACCTAGGAAACAGAACATCCTTGATGACCTTGGGggccctccctcctcccaaaTGCACCCTGCCTCCCAACAGAGGCAACTCCTGATCTCAATTGGGGCTTTCTCAATCCCTGGTGGAGTTTTTCCCCCTAGTTTTGCCATGCAACACACATAATCCTAAACAAGATATTGTTTAAGTTTTGTCCATTTTCCGTCATCTGAGCACACCAAACTCTATGCATCCGTTCTCTGgcacatggatatttggagacttctGGCTTTTGTTACCAAGgcctttgctattatgaacattcCCGTCCACGTCTCCTGAGCCACATGAGTTCTCTCCACACGAGCCCATGGGGAGGAGTTGAATTACCAGATAATACATGATCGACACCTGGCTTTGAAACGTGGCTTAGTGCTAGGCTTAAGGATAAAGGTATGGGAGACGCACAGTTCATGCTCTAACATATTCCACTGTCCCTATTGTCATTTATAAAGACAAACCATCATCTCATTGTTTCTGGCCAGGGTGACATTGTCATCGCTGTGATGAGACTGGACCGCGAGGAGGCAGCAGGAGGAGCGTGGCCACCTCCGCAATTGACACCAAAGCCCAACCTTTTACGTGAGAGTGTGGCAGGCTTCCCGAGGTAAACTCTTGACTAACTCACTAGTGACGTGCTGATTTTCCAATTTACAAAGGGCTGGATAattattaaagttttcttttcacaTTAGTGGGAGGCATTCTGAGCATATCACTTAAGGACTGCACTAGAGGAAAACATGGAGTGAACTCGCTGACAACTATTTTTGAAATCCAGGGTAATTAGTTCCATCAGAACAATCCCAATTACGTTCCTAATTCTCTCTGCCTTGCTGAAAGCACTGAAAGTGAACCGTATTGCCGTCATTATATTCCTGCTCAGAGGAGTCTTTATCACCAGCGCTGGGAATGGAGGAGGGGTTGAGGAAGGGGCCAGTGCCCAGGTTGTGGGAAGCGCCCACAAGGGGACCAGGCCAATGATACCAGCGTGGCACAAGGGCCTGAAAGTCAAAGAGTGGCCAATGTGGGGTGACGAAGGGGACCAAGTTTCTCGTCGTCTCCCGAGGAATTCAAGTAACACGCATGTGAGGACATTTATAACGTCAGCTCCAGAGACATCTTGGTAGccaaatgaggaaagaaaataactttcatcTGAGGAATTTGAGACCTTTCAAATTATTACACCCAGAGAGACATTAAAATGGGACAAGAAGCCACAGTGCCTCACGTCtctaatcacagtactttgggaagcctaggtgggaggggcgcttgaacctaggaggtcaagaccagcccgggcaaaacacaagaccccatctctgcaaaaaaatacaaaaattagccaggcgtggtggcgcacacctgtattcccagccactcagaaggatgaggtgggaggatcgcttgacccaggaggttgaggctgcagtgagctatgattgcaccactgcactccagcctgggtgacagagcaagaccttgtctcaagaaaaagacaTCAATCACTCCTCCTTTTTAACTATGTATTCATCTCTTGGAACTGCTTGCTATTGCCACAAGTAGCTATAAATTAACCTAATAATGCCACACTGAACACTATAACCCACACTCTATGGCTTAACAATGTGTAGCCATCAATCAATATcatttctgtaaaccaatgagaattcctggCAGACAGCTGTGTTATCAGCCCATTCCCTGTCCCTTTTACCTTTAAAAATCCACTTTTAAGTGCTGCTAATCAGAATGTTCATTCAGGGGAACTTGAATCTATGTTCTTGGATTGCAGTCTTCAAGCTTGGACCCAGTTAATTCTCTACTTTTACcaattttgcctcagcttcttccttttaggcCGACATAAACTAATCCAACAAGTTCAGTTGTCATGTAAGTATAGTTATTATGTTTACTCAATCAGAATAAGATGTGTTGTTCAACCGGCATTTCCTGGATGTCAGGAGCTGTAGGGTTCACCTGTAAGGTCAAGGATGTCGCCCCATTAGATCAACAGAGATCCACCTGGGGTGGCTGATGTGCCCTACCTCACATAGCCAGCAGAGGGCAGTGCAGTGCCAATAGCTGCAGCTTGGCCATTGACACCTGTAGAAAGAATCTCATGTTCAGAAGTCATTTTACCTTCTGCCTTGTCCCGGAGGAGGGCGCTCAGGCCACAGGCTCTGTGACAGCTCCCCCAGCGAGACAGACTTCCAGGCAGTGCAGAGACAAaacacctcaaaaagaaactagCCCTTCTCTTACTAATAGCAGCCTCCTCTTTAGCCTTAAATTCTATTcctgtgtggttttttttctctgctttaccAAAGATGTCCTCCTAGGAAGTGGCGGGCCCACCTGGCCACACATGCCTGGGTTGAGGTGTGAAAGAAACTAACCCGCAAGTCCCCTACTACCCGGGGCAATGGTCCGCACCTGCATCCTCAGCCTGCCCCAGAGCCTGGTGATAAACATCATCTGGCTGGTCAGAGAATAGAAAGGCTATCCCACACTGGGTCCTGCACCCACAGAGGCATGGTGATATCCAGTTGAAGTCTGGGGGCACTTGGTAATTTGGAGACAGATGAGCGCACAACAGTAGCAAGTCCAGCCCCTGCAGCTCGTGCTGGAGTGAGAAGCCAGGAGCAGAGCCTTTAGCATACTGCCCTGGGTGCACAGATGACTGCACAGCCACATCCCAGGACCCTGAAGTCTCcttgagggttccaatttctcctgGACAGCTTCAACAAAGGGACCAAGAAGTGCTGAGGGAGAAATGGAAGGAGATTCACTCTCTACCCTACGCAAATCTGTATTACAGACCCTACAGCttgagaaggtggaagggaaggaaGTTCTTGATTGGGACAAGGGTCTCTCTTGCTCTTAGCACTTAGAAGGGCATGTGGGCTCAGTAGATGCTGAATGACCCTCAATTTGGGTTGAATCTCAGAATCACAGGGAAGGCACATTAAAGAGTGCACagaccacacacatgcacccacaccaAGGTCCCCACACACTCCCTGCGCCACTCCAAGTCACACAGCAAACTGCTAAGCAGAGCCCCTGAGCGTGGGAGTGTCCCTCAGAGCCCACCAGGAAATAAGCCCAACTCAAGGACAGGAAACAATAATACCAAGAAAGTGGCCACACTGATGTGGGGAGAGTTGAGAAGTCAGCCAGGAGCCTGGACAACCCACAAGTCAGCGAAGACCCAAGACCCAACTGCCCCTGAGCTGGGGACCTAGGCCTGCCCAAGAAGTAGCTGCTGCCAGACTCACCCGAGACAGACAGAGGGGCCACCCTGGATTCTCCCCTCCACTATAAGGTGCAACCCAGAAGGAAGCTAAGAGACACGGAGTCTGGGAATGTCAGTGTGAGGCCAGGAATGACTGCAAGGCTGACAAGCCATGGACAAAAACAACAGGACAAGCTGTCTTGAGCCCAGGTGTCCCGTTTCCCATCCCTAGGTACTTGGATCAAGATACTAGCAGTGCGGACAATGGGTGGGAGGATTACTGTCGTGTGATTAAGCTGGTGTGGATGGTTTTGGGAATGTGTGACTATAATTTGGAAACTGTGTATATATGCCTGTTTAGGTATGCATAATTTCCCAAACACCCCTGCTGTCTGCTTCACTGGTTTTCAGTCATCTCTCATTGCAAGTGGtgcatggaatttttttaatgtatcagGAAATTACTTTCCTGGCACTATTGTCAGATTTCTTGTTTAGTGACATGAAATCTGACTACCATTAGAATTTTAAAGTCTGAAAAATTTCCCTAGAAATAGTACAAAAATTTGGTAGAATGTTCTTGAAGAAACCCCAAATCAGGCTAACATCACTGAAAATGCTCCAATGAAACTTCAAAAGGAAGAACATCTCCCATGCGGTTAATCCAAGATTCTCTGTCTCTTAATCGCGATCTGATTTTCTAGATTCTTGTGTAAAGTGTGCTCAAAGTCCACACAACAGGGGATTTTGGACAATGCTTTTAATGGCAAGTCATCACAGCAGGTCTGCGGAGGTGCAGGGCAGCGCTCAGGCCTTGCTCAGTTTCTTCTTGATGAAGTAGCTCACCAGCCGCTGCGGCCTCTGCTGGTACTCACTGAGCACATTGCGAGGGCTGCTGATCTGGTCCCCTTCCAGGCGGTTCAGGAGGGTGACACACACCACGGCCGCTGCAAAAGACAAAGACCACACCAAGGCAAGGTGCCGGGGGTCTAACATTTCACAGGGATGGAATGAAGAACCTACGAGCTCTGAGGAGCAGCCTCTCTGCCTCCTCAGGAAACCAGGCTGCCCGTGCAGTCAGGTGAGGCCGGAGGATGGAGTGCGGGAGGGAAAGGCGCTGGTCCAGGGGCTCAGAAGGCTCCTCCCTCTCTGACGCCACCCTGCCCTGTCCCTCCCTTATTCTCATGCCTTTGCTTCCAAAAGGAATTCACCATTCCAGGAGCAGCTCAGGGCTGCAAGCACCACCTTGAAAGGCACATTTTGGCCGAGGTGATGAGGGAATTCTGCAGAGCTGTGAGTTGGCCTTCAAGGGTGGCTAGTACCTTGAGGGTAGATGAACCACAATTCAGAAAGCCAAAGCGCTTTGAAAGCCGAGTTTTTTATAGACCTGGTGGCAGCCTCATGGGGCAGCAAAaccttttttgtcatttttcctaTACAAGGTCACTGAGAATCCTGCATTTTGTCATGTGACAATCAAAAGACATTGAACACAGCATTGTGGGGACAACACATATGTCAGAAAGTGACTTGGGGGCGGGGGAGACAGAAGCCAGAAATGGGTATCAGGGTGCCCCAGGAGGAGGGGCCCCAGTGAGGGGCTCCAGGAAAGCAGAAGTGAAGGGAGGAGGGGATGCCAAGGCCCATCAAGTGCCGCCTACCTTGGAGGCCGCAGGCGCTGCACATGGCAGCAAACACCGAGGACTCCATCTCAATGTTGCGGACGCCGGCTGCATAGGCTGCCTCCAGATACGCCTGCTTGTCCTTCTCCGTGTAGGAGCAGAGAGCCCCATCCAGACGGCCTTGCCCTGAGGCACACATGGAGACATGAGAACCACATGCATGTAAGAAGCTCCTACAACACATCAGCGCCACTGATGCCCAGAAGGACACAGGGACAAGCAAGACCCAGCCAGGTCCTGCCTACGTCCACTCAAACTGGTCATTACAACCACTCTGGGAGAAGTGCAACTGAGACAGCAGCCTGGCAAGTGGAAACGCCAGCCCACAGTGAGAAGGCAGGCTCAGGGGACGGACCAGGGTTCCCTGGCTGAAAGATGCCTCCTGGTATCCGCTGCCTCACCTTCATAGAAGTCCAAGGTGCACATGGTGTTCCCCACCACTGTGGTGAACTCGCTCAGCTCTGCAGAACACAGCAACAGCTCCTGCACCAGCTTCTTGTTAAGGTCCGTTTTCCGGATGACCCGCTTCCCCAGGACAATCTGCTCAAACTCTGCCTTGAAGCAGGTATCCACTGCCTGCTCTGTTATGACCACAGTGCCGGGCTCCAGACCTGAGGAAAAAAGCAGACATCGAGATATGCAGGGTGTAAAACGAAGTAAAATAAAAGCAGGGCAGTCAGGGAGCACACAGCAGAGCATATAGAAGAAAGAAGCAGATCCACCCACACATCCAAACACGAAGCATCCAGTACTGTTCTCAAATACACAGTGACCCATTTTCCCATTCAAGCTATGAAAGTAATTAATGCATGATCATTATGGACACTATGGAAGAGAAAggcacaaaaaacaaaatagagggctgggtgcagtggcccacacctgtaatcccaagcactttgggaggccaagatgagcagatcacctgaggtcaggagttcaagaccagcctggccaacatggtgagacctccatctctactaaaaatacaaaaattagccaggcattgtgccgggtgtctgtaatcccagctacttgggaggctgaggtgggagaatcacttgaacccaggaggcggaggttgcagtgagccaagatcacgccactgcactccagcatgggcaaaaagagcaaactccatttcaaaaaaaaaaagaataaaataaaaatggccagGAACCTTCAAGTACTTTGTCCCATATTTCTTGCTTCCATTCACTGCGATTTCCCACTGTCATCTGTCACTGAACCATATACCATGATGTGTTTCATTGATCCCTGTTTCATACCTTGTTAATATTAAGATTTCAGGCAAATACTTGAAAAGTAAACCAGCAAAAGGCAGACTAGAACAGTATAATGAAGACCCACACCCTAAACCCAGGTGAGCTATGACCAACTCCTGATCTACCTGGCCTTCCTCTCAGATTGATGCATTATTAGGGTCCAGTTTCTATGTTCTGGGCGTGCCTTCCTGGAGTAGTTTCCTGTTTGTGGGGACATTACTCTGCTCcttattctttgtgttataatAATTTTAGATGGGATTTGACCATTGTTACGGACCTGGACTGAATGCTGCTTTCCCTCTCAAAATTCATAGGCGattttgaaatcctaaccccaaagGTGATGGTTTTAGGCAGCAGGGCcgttgggaggtgattaggtcatgagggtggagcctgcatgagtgggattagtgcccttataaaagggaccccggAGAGCTgcctgccccttctgccatgtgaggacacagggagaaaacaGAGCTCTATGAATCCGAAAGttagccctcaccagacaccaagtttgctgactccttgagcttggacttcacagcctccagactATGAGATAAAttcctattgtttataagccacccagtcaatGGCATCTTGTCTATCAACCTGCAGGGACTAAGATAACTATGATCCATTTCTGATACTTATTTTAATGCAAAATTGGTTTTCCTAAACATGTGGGAGGGAACAAGAAGTCAGATCTTTTCCAGAGCTCCCAAGTCAGTTGTTTtcatgaaacattaaaaaacaaggcCGATTGCAAAGACCTTTGCTTTGCTCCCCACATGTATCTGaactcctctttccattgcaaCTCCTGCGGCTGTTCTGGGCAATTCAGAGTCTCCTTGCAGCAGCTTCTCCCAGCACTGGGGCTGGAGCTAGAGGAGAGCTTGGCTGATGCCTTGGTGAACCCACAGGGCCTGGAGTGTTCCAGCCCCTTGGAATTCCAGCATCACTCACATTGGGATGCACAGGCCCCCTCCAGTGTCAGCTGCCATCTTCACCATGTCCCCCTGCACCTTCCTAGGAGTGCCTGGGACTCTTGTTTTCAGGTCTGTCCATCGCCTTGAGCTTCCCCCGAGCAGCTGCCAACACAACCAGATCCTGAGGCTTTTTGTCTCCATCCATTCATACTTTGGGGTTTGTGAGGATAGCGCATCACCTTTTATTATCAACTGTGTCCAGGGGTTTTTGGTTTTGCTCCCTAGTTgctctttccatttttatagagCAATTGAGGAAAATTCAAAATCTATACTACTCCCTCCAGAATTATCtgatcattgttttaaaaatcactccAGAGCAAGAACTCAAGAACCATTCACTAGAGTTCCTGGCAGAGGCCAGCATGCTATGCACAGCTGTGAGTGTCAGGTGGGCAGCAGTGGAGACTAAGCCTGCAGGACCGAGACAGCTCATGGCCGTTGGTGTGTTGTCCTACGGACAATTTCGCTAAACTTGGAATTGCGGTCATACAAACACAGAGTTTATGCATCAATCTCtctatataacaaaaataaaagagacaagATAACATATTCAAAAGATTTGGGTCTAAAGCAAGACCCCTTTCAAGATCAGGACACTTAAATTCTAGAATTGCTATAAATCGTAGATAGTCCAGGCCCTACACAGCCCGGAACAAGTATACACGGGCCTGGCCGGCAGCGTCAAAGCTCAACTTTTTCTGGGGCACATGCAGGCTTCTTCCCTGAGCTCTGAACACCTCGGTGGGGGCaggaatcactagaacccagttTTTAGCAGAAAGAATGGCACAGAGTTGGAACCCCAGAGAGCAAGACCACGTATTTAAAACAAACCTGCCTAACAGACTTTGGCTTACAATTCAACAATTTGTTAGCTTTTGCTTTCTCATtaaatctcattctttctttgccaTGTTTGTGggggtttctgtttgtttgcttgttgttgttgttgttgttgagatggagtctcgctctgttgccaggctggagcgcagtggcgcgatcttggctcactgcaacctccgcctcccgggttcaagcgattctcctgcctcagcctccagagcagctgggactacagacgcacactaccacgcccagctaatcttttgtattttagtagagacggggtttcaccatgttggccaggatgatctcgtgatccacccgcctcggcctcccaacgtgctgggattacaggtgtgagccaccacgcccggccaaccatctttgttttttaaacacaaaaaaaaatgtcCCTGTTGAGGACAGGGATATTTTAAGCTAATTTAAGGACACTTATCTGAGTTTCACACTGCGCCTCTCTCTTCCCCCCTTTGATTTTCCTGTGGCTTTTCTCATAAGGTGCTTCAAATCCCTGCAGGATTAGGGAGGAGGAAAAGTaagcaaaggaaagaagagaatgaaGAAGAAGGGGGATTAGAAAGAATAAGAGAGAATCAAGCAGACAAGAAGGCACAAATTGTGTAACCACAAAAGGATGAGTTTCCCCCATATGCATGGTGTGGTGCCCTTCTGCTGCCTAGCTCTAGGGTGCGGGTTGGGAGAACAGGTtggacaaaaacaacaaaacaagctTCTTTTCACACCTCCTGTTAACAAGCTTCCCTTGAACAAAGCCAAGAAAGGAACTCTTCGTCTCTAATCCCACACCATGTAGAAGCTGCCTCGGCATGCCCCAGTCCCTCATCCATTCATAGGGCAAGAGGCCCCTCTGCAGACCTTACCTATCCCACCAGAAGTGCCAATGCGGATGATAGTGACGTTGGAGCACCGGGCATAGTACAGCAGCTTTATGAGCTCATGCAACATGATTGAGATAGAAGGAATGCCCATACCGTGCTGGAACCAGGGAGAAACACCCGTGTTAAGCCAAGGTTGTGACTTTGTCAATGTTGTGGTTGATGTTTCATGTGATGTAATTCAATCTAACATGCCCATTGACATAGTGATGAaagataaactttttaaatataaatttaagaagtAGTAACACTTTGGGAAACTTTAAAGTGTATGCAAAGCTGTCAAAGACAAAATCCCATTTGATCGACACAATTTGTCAAATAGGTAACAGCTGAGGACCCAGGGGCTCAGCAGGGAAGCAGCAGTCTGCTATTGCCAGGTAACAAACAGCTCCTTCTAGCATTTGAAGCCCTGCATAAATACCCACCCTATTCTCCAACACCCCACCACAGGTTAAAGTTttatctcctttctcttttctccctacACCCTCTGCTTCAGACAAACTAAGTAATCAGCTGGTTCCTCAGCCCACTGGACAGAGGATGCCTTGCTGATCTTGTCTGCCTGTGCCTTTTCCTCTCTTTGGGGTCTCTGCATACCTCCTTCTCCTGCTCTCCTCTTCAGAGCACCCCCGCTACTGTCACAACTTCCATGATGCCTCTCCCTGGATGGACTCAGCACTTTCCAGGGGCTGTTCCTGTGGCAGAGCCATACAGTGGAGGCATCCCTGCTAGAATCGGTCACGGAGCCTTACACATAGGAAAGCCTTGCACAAATTATCAGTAACTGAATAATGTCTTGGCTCCCCGATGTGTTCTAGTTGGTTGACATAGCTAGAGTCATCAGCTGACTGGACAGGTAGGGGTGCACATCTCAACAAAAGGGGTTCCCTTTCCTTACTCTGCAGCTGTTCATTTATATTGCTCCTGACAAAatcaaaactgaaaaatgaaaagaattctaTGGTAGAATCTAGAGATTTCTGTGTTCACCATGCTCATTGCTAAATCAAAATGTGTTTTGAAGTAACTCACTGTGAGATGGCAGAGGGGATTAGAGGCCTGGTACTTTGAGGCTCTCCTTCCATCCTGCTCCAGGCAGGGCACCCCCTACTGTCCCTCCTCTATACCCCAAGCACCCTAACTCCCTGCACCTGCCACCCTCACACTGTGTAGACAGACAGCGGTGTATATGCATTTGTGTACTTAGTCGCCCCTGGAGACTGAGCGTCAAGGACGATAGCCTGGGTTCAATAATctctgaatcccagctactgtgggcTCACCCTGCTCCCAGCCATTTACAGTAAACAGGTGTTAGGGGACCAGCTGTCTGTGTGTGCAGAGGGGTGGGACACAGGGGGTTGCAAAGCCTAGAGAATGAGCACGAGGGAAGGCAGGTACTCACACTGACAGACAGCACCGGTCCTACTTTATACATGGCATAGCGGTCAGTTCCCGCACAGATGTTGGGATAGTCTCTACCTGGGCAGTCAAGGCCCAGCTCTGCACCAACACACCTGATGAAGGCTTTCATCCGGGAGGGGCTTCCACCAACACACACAAACTGCAGCCAGAGAAGAGAGACCCCCATTAGTGCACTGTCTATAGCAGAGGTCCTCAAGTGGGGCCCCTAGACCAGCAACATCAGTATTACCAACGAACTTGCTAAAAATGTAAGTTCACTGGCCTCACCAGGACCTGCTGAATCTAAGGGGCCCAGTAATCTGCTTTAACAAGGCCCCCTGGTGAGTGCTCAGGGTGGGTGGCCAAGCATCATAAGGCAGTCAGCTCCACAAACGCAGGAATCCAGACCGTTGCTCTCTCTGAGGAGGTAATTCCTGTGCATCCTCGGCCTCCCTCCGTCATGTAGAAGGCGGCTTGTAGA
This window of the Pongo abelii isolate AG06213 chromosome 6, NHGRI_mPonAbe1-v2.0_pri, whole genome shotgun sequence genome carries:
- the UPP1 gene encoding uridine phosphorylase 1 isoform X4 — translated: MGHCVFENSTGCFVFGCVGGSASFFYMLCCVLPDCPAFILLRFTPCISRCLLFSSGLEPGTVVITEQAVDTCFKAEFEQIVLGKRVIRKTDLNKKLVQELLLCSAELSEFTTVVGNTMCTLDFYEGQGRLDGALCSYTEKDKQAYLEAAYAAGVRNIEMESSVFAAMCSACGLQAAVVCVTLLNRLEGDQISSPRNVLSEYQQRPQRLVSYFIKKKLSKA
- the UPP1 gene encoding uridine phosphorylase 1 isoform X2; translated protein: MAATGANAEKPESHNDCPVRLLNPNIAKMKEDILYHFNLTTSRHNFPALFGDVKFVCVGGSPSRMKAFIRCVGAELGLDCPGRDYPNICAGTDRYAMYKVGPVLSVSHGMGIPSISIMLHELIKLLYYARCSNVTIIRIGTSGGIGLEPGTVVITEQAVDTCFKAEFEQIVLGKRVIRKTDLNKKLVQELLLCSAELSEFTTVVGNTMCTLDFYEGQGRLDGALCSYTEKDKQAYLEAAYAAGVRNIEMESSVFAAMCSACGLQAAVVCVTLLNRLEGDQISSPRNVLSEYQQRPQRLVSYFIKKKLSKA
- the UPP1 gene encoding uridine phosphorylase 1 isoform X5; the encoded protein is MQRNLKVTSLEPGTVVITEQAVDTCFKAEFEQIVLGKRVIRKTDLNKKLVQELLLCSAELSEFTTVVGNTMCTLDFYEGQGRLDGALCSYTEKDKQAYLEAAYAAGVRNIEMESSVFAAMCSACGLQAAVVCVTLLNRLEGDQISSPRNVLSEYQQRPQRLVSYFIKKKLSKA
- the UPP1 gene encoding uridine phosphorylase 1 isoform X1 produces the protein MAATGANAEKPESHNDCPVRLLNPNIAKMKEDILYHFNLTTSRHNFPALFGDVKFVCVGGSPSRMKAFIRCVGAELGLDCPGRDYPNICAGTDRYAMYKVGPVLSVSHGMGIPSISIMLHELIKLLYYARCSNVTIIRIGTSGGIGLEPGTVVITEQAVDTCFKAEFEQIVLGKRVIRKTDLNKKLVQELLLCSAELSEFTTVVGNTMCTLDFYEGQGRLDGALCSYTEKDKQAYLEAAYAAGVRNIEMESSVFAAMCSACGLQGRRHLMGLGIPSSLHFCFPGAPHWGPSSWGTLIPISGFCLPRPQVTF
- the UPP1 gene encoding uridine phosphorylase 1 isoform X3; protein product: MKEDILYHFNLTTSRHNFPALFGDVKFVCVGGSPSRMKAFIRCVGAELGLDCPGRDYPNICAGTDRYAMYKVGPVLSVSHGMGIPSISIMLHELIKLLYYARCSNVTIIRIGTSGGIGLEPGTVVITEQAVDTCFKAEFEQIVLGKRVIRKTDLNKKLVQELLLCSAELSEFTTVVGNTMCTLDFYEGQGRLDGALCSYTEKDKQAYLEAAYAAGVRNIEMESSVFAAMCSACGLQGRRHLMGLGIPSSLHFCFPGAPHWGPSSWGTLIPISGFCLPRPQVTF